The following proteins are encoded in a genomic region of Thermococcus pacificus:
- a CDS encoding MATE family efflux transporter has protein sequence MGEKVTKGVQILRGDPKKAIIKLSIPMMIGMSVQTVYNLADGIWVSGLGPEALAAVGLFFPVFMGIIALSSGLGIGASSAIARRIGAKDKKGADNAAIHSLILALILGILLTVTMLPIIGQILTAMGAKGRAVELAIEYSRVLLIGAVVMVFNNVGNGILRGEGDANRAMYAMVLGSGLNIVLDPVFIYTLGFGVVGAAYATLLSMIVTSLFIAYWLFIKRDTYVDITLRDFSPSKEVLKDILRVGIPSSLAQLTMSIAMFFLNRIAIMAGGENGVAVFTSAWRVTMLGIVPILGMASATTAVTGAAYGERNIQKLETAYLYAIKLAFMIELGVVAFIMVFAPQISYLFTYSESALVIKEGLIEALRTLPIFLVLTPFGMMTSAMFQGIGEGEKSLVLTIFRTVVMQVGFAYLFANYTGFGLIGVWMGIVLGNMVAAVVGFTWGRLRVKQLKEAFGDS, from the coding sequence ATGGGCGAGAAAGTCACAAAGGGCGTCCAAATTTTACGGGGAGACCCTAAAAAAGCCATAATAAAGCTCTCAATACCCATGATGATAGGCATGTCCGTCCAGACGGTTTACAATCTGGCCGATGGTATATGGGTCTCCGGCCTTGGCCCTGAGGCGCTGGCTGCGGTGGGTCTGTTTTTCCCGGTTTTCATGGGTATAATAGCCCTTTCCTCCGGCCTCGGAATAGGTGCGAGCTCGGCGATAGCGAGAAGGATAGGGGCTAAAGACAAAAAGGGCGCCGACAATGCCGCGATACACTCCCTGATTTTAGCCCTCATCCTTGGCATTCTGCTGACCGTTACCATGCTCCCCATCATAGGTCAGATTCTGACGGCCATGGGCGCAAAGGGCAGGGCTGTTGAACTTGCCATTGAGTACTCACGCGTCCTCCTGATAGGTGCGGTGGTTATGGTTTTCAACAACGTTGGCAACGGGATTCTAAGGGGAGAGGGAGACGCGAACAGGGCTATGTATGCCATGGTCCTCGGCTCGGGTCTGAACATAGTCCTCGACCCGGTATTCATCTACACCCTTGGTTTTGGAGTAGTTGGGGCAGCCTACGCCACGCTCCTTTCGATGATCGTGACGTCTCTCTTCATAGCATACTGGCTCTTCATAAAGCGCGATACCTATGTGGACATAACCCTGAGGGACTTCTCTCCCAGCAAGGAAGTCCTGAAGGACATACTCCGCGTCGGAATCCCCTCGTCGCTTGCACAGCTCACGATGTCCATAGCTATGTTCTTCCTCAACAGGATAGCTATCATGGCAGGGGGCGAAAACGGGGTTGCGGTGTTCACGAGTGCGTGGCGCGTCACGATGCTCGGGATAGTGCCCATCCTCGGAATGGCTTCCGCCACGACAGCGGTTACGGGAGCCGCCTATGGCGAAAGGAACATCCAAAAGCTCGAAACTGCTTACTTGTATGCCATAAAGCTCGCCTTTATGATAGAGCTCGGGGTCGTGGCGTTCATAATGGTATTTGCCCCTCAGATCTCGTACCTCTTCACCTACTCAGAATCGGCGCTCGTGATAAAAGAAGGCCTAATAGAGGCCCTCAGAACCCTTCCGATTTTTCTCGTGCTCACACCATTCGGCATGATGACCTCGGCAATGTTCCAGGGAATCGGGGAGGGCGAAAAGTCCCTCGTGCTCACGATATTTCGGACGGTAGTTATGCAGGTGGGCTTTGCATACTTGTTCGCCAACTACACGGGTTTTGGCCTTATAGGGGTATGGATGGGAATCGTGCTCGGAAACATGGTGGCCGCGGTAGTTGGCTTCACCTGGGGGAGGTTGAGGGTAAAACAGCTGAAAGAGGCGTTTGGAGATTCTTAG
- a CDS encoding MFS transporter, whose amino-acid sequence MRNLRRKVSIVLLVLMAAFLMADQNLLPPNYEEIMAEFGISETQMGLVSTIFVATSAIMTMLWGFLSDIGQRKKLLVIGVLLGEIPCFLTAYVNSYYQLLAMRLLTGIGIGSIIPIGYSLIADMFEEEKRGRGYSYIETAFGFGTLFGMIVAGMIASWRTPFIIAAVPNFILAPLFYIIAEEPKRGEGEKELREVLEAGYEYTYRLNWEAIKKSLQTKTNILIFLQGIIGTVPWGVIMYWLVSFLRVTRGMDKTTATFVLLIIGISSVVGSLLGGFVGDYFEARQRGGRAVITGLAIFIGMLAAIGIILYPLPSKLTLQHWVGIAIYSVLFVQFVSYAGPNVRAIVSQVNLPEDRGTVFGLFNILDNVGKATGPLFGGFLIEVLKGMGYSKALAYQYTLLIGALFWIPCALVWLWIRKSYPEDRDAVKEILRKRAEELKASKAL is encoded by the coding sequence ATGAGGAACCTGCGCAGAAAGGTCTCTATTGTTTTGCTTGTGTTGATGGCGGCGTTTTTGATGGCCGACCAGAACCTGCTTCCCCCAAACTACGAGGAGATAATGGCGGAGTTCGGCATAAGTGAAACCCAGATGGGGCTTGTTTCAACGATATTCGTTGCCACGAGCGCTATAATGACGATGCTCTGGGGCTTCCTGTCGGACATTGGACAGAGAAAGAAGCTCCTCGTGATAGGCGTCCTCCTCGGTGAAATCCCGTGCTTCCTTACGGCCTACGTCAACAGCTACTACCAGCTCTTGGCCATGAGGCTCCTCACGGGAATAGGCATAGGCTCGATAATACCCATCGGATACTCCCTCATAGCGGATATGTTTGAGGAGGAGAAGCGCGGCAGGGGCTACTCGTATATCGAGACGGCCTTCGGTTTTGGAACGCTCTTTGGAATGATAGTGGCGGGCATGATAGCGAGCTGGAGAACACCGTTCATAATCGCGGCCGTTCCGAACTTTATACTGGCGCCGCTCTTCTACATAATCGCCGAGGAGCCGAAGAGGGGGGAAGGCGAGAAAGAGCTAAGGGAAGTCCTCGAAGCTGGCTATGAGTACACCTACCGCCTGAACTGGGAGGCCATCAAAAAGTCCTTACAGACAAAGACGAACATCCTCATCTTCCTGCAGGGCATAATAGGAACCGTGCCGTGGGGCGTCATAATGTACTGGCTCGTCTCGTTTCTTCGGGTCACAAGGGGAATGGACAAGACCACTGCAACTTTCGTCCTCCTGATAATCGGAATCTCCAGCGTCGTTGGGAGCCTCCTCGGCGGCTTCGTCGGCGACTACTTTGAGGCAAGACAGAGGGGAGGAAGGGCAGTCATAACGGGCCTCGCCATCTTCATAGGCATGCTTGCCGCTATAGGGATAATCCTCTACCCGCTCCCGAGCAAGCTAACCCTCCAGCACTGGGTTGGAATAGCCATTTACTCCGTCCTCTTCGTCCAGTTCGTTTCCTATGCGGGGCCGAACGTCAGGGCCATAGTGTCCCAGGTCAACCTGCCTGAGGACAGGGGCACGGTTTTCGGCCTCTTCAACATCCTCGACAACGTTGGAAAAGCCACGGGGCCGCTGTTCGGCGGCTTCCTCATCGAGGTCCTAAAGGGCATGGGATACAGCAAGGCCCTGGCCTACCAGTACACCCTCCTCATAGGCGCGCTGTTCTGGATACCCTGCGCACTGGTGTGGCTGTGGATAAGAAAGAGCTACCCAGAGGACAGGGACGCGGTAAAGGAAATACTGAGAAAGAGGGCAGAGGAACTTAAGGCCTCAAAGGCCCTTTAA
- a CDS encoding galactokinase, translating to MRVLSPGRVNLIGEHTDYTFGYVMPMAVNLYTVIEGEKAGDVKLYSEHFNEEKAFSLNELVREGSWMDYVKGVYWALFEEGYKPGGIHGRVGGNLPLGAGLSSSASFELAVVAFLNKAYNLNLSRLEMVLLAKKAENEFVGVPCGILDQFSIAFGKKGHVIFLDTDTLEYEYIPFPEDVSVLVFYTGVKRELASSAYAERKEVAEEALRLLGKRTSKEVSEEEVSRLPALYARYLGYIVRENRRVLEVRDALKEGDITTVGEILTRAHWDIAKNYGVSSDELDFFVRKANELGAYGARLTGAGFGGSAIALVDRERAEELGRAILGEYQRAFPWRAEYFVVEPSDGVE from the coding sequence ATGAGGGTGCTGTCTCCAGGGAGAGTCAACCTGATAGGGGAGCATACGGATTACACCTTTGGCTACGTAATGCCAATGGCAGTAAACCTCTACACGGTCATTGAGGGGGAGAAGGCAGGGGACGTGAAGCTTTATTCGGAGCACTTTAACGAGGAGAAGGCGTTCTCCCTGAATGAGCTCGTTAGGGAAGGCTCCTGGATGGACTATGTCAAGGGAGTCTACTGGGCCCTCTTTGAGGAGGGATATAAACCGGGCGGGATTCATGGCAGAGTAGGCGGCAACCTTCCCCTAGGGGCCGGGCTGAGCTCATCGGCGAGCTTTGAGCTAGCTGTGGTGGCCTTCTTGAATAAGGCATACAACTTAAATCTGTCCAGACTTGAAATGGTCCTGCTGGCCAAGAAGGCCGAGAACGAGTTTGTGGGCGTCCCCTGCGGGATACTCGACCAGTTTTCAATAGCCTTCGGGAAAAAGGGTCACGTGATCTTTCTCGACACCGACACGCTCGAATACGAGTACATACCCTTCCCCGAAGACGTTTCGGTTCTCGTCTTCTACACCGGCGTCAAGAGGGAGCTCGCCTCTTCCGCCTACGCCGAGAGGAAAGAGGTGGCTGAAGAGGCCCTGCGCCTCCTTGGAAAGAGGACTTCGAAGGAAGTGAGCGAGGAAGAAGTCTCAAGGCTCCCGGCCCTCTACGCCCGCTATCTGGGCTACATCGTGAGGGAAAACAGGCGCGTGCTCGAGGTCAGGGACGCGCTGAAGGAGGGCGACATCACGACGGTCGGGGAAATCCTCACGAGGGCGCACTGGGACATAGCGAAGAACTACGGGGTGAGCAGCGACGAGCTCGACTTCTTCGTGCGGAAGGCGAACGAGCTTGGAGCTTACGGCGCGAGGCTCACGGGGGCGGGCTTCGGTGGTTCTGCGATAGCCCTCGTGGACAGGGAAAGGGCAGAGGAGCTTGGAAGGGCAATTTTGGGGGAGTACCAGAGGGCCTTCCCGTGGAGGGCCGAATACTTCGTCGTTGAGCCTTCGGACGGGGTGGAGTGA
- a CDS encoding polysaccharide deacetylase family protein, with amino-acid sequence MRALVFHGNLQYAEIPKAEIPKVIEKAYLPVLNELLKAEVPFGLNVTGYTLGLLSEEVLSLIRDGIETGLIEIIGTSYTHAILPLLPLDRVEAQVVRDREIKEELFGVSPRGFWLPELAYDPIIPAILRDNGYEYLFADGEAMLLSNHLNSVVKPIKPLYPHLIKAQRGEGNVYLNYLLGLRELKKAIGLAFGGKVTLKAVKDIEAVPVWVAINTAVMLGIGRFPLMSPKKVAGWLREKDDVLLYGTDIEFIGYRDLAGRRMDVKGLLELLEELGTEPCLPSRMRHSGKELYLRTSSWAPDKSLRIWTEDGGNARLNMLTPSAKGELAFLAENSDARGWEPLPERRLDAFRAIYKSWRGEE; translated from the coding sequence ATGAGGGCCCTCGTTTTTCACGGCAACCTGCAGTACGCGGAGATTCCCAAGGCAGAAATCCCAAAGGTCATTGAAAAGGCCTATCTCCCCGTCCTCAACGAGCTCCTGAAGGCGGAAGTCCCCTTCGGCCTCAACGTGACGGGCTACACCCTCGGCCTTCTCTCCGAGGAGGTTCTTTCCCTTATCCGCGATGGAATAGAAACCGGCCTCATAGAAATCATCGGAACATCTTACACCCACGCCATTCTTCCTCTCCTCCCCCTCGACAGGGTGGAGGCCCAGGTGGTGAGGGACAGGGAAATCAAGGAAGAGCTCTTTGGGGTCTCCCCGAGGGGATTCTGGTTGCCCGAGCTTGCCTACGACCCCATAATCCCGGCCATTCTGAGGGATAACGGCTATGAGTACCTCTTCGCCGACGGCGAGGCAATGCTCCTCTCGAACCACCTCAACTCCGTGGTAAAACCGATAAAACCCCTCTATCCGCACCTAATAAAGGCCCAGCGGGGAGAGGGGAACGTGTACCTAAACTACCTCCTCGGCCTCAGGGAGCTGAAGAAGGCGATAGGCCTGGCCTTTGGGGGCAAAGTCACCCTGAAGGCCGTCAAAGACATCGAGGCCGTGCCGGTCTGGGTTGCAATCAACACGGCGGTGATGCTCGGCATAGGGCGCTTCCCCCTCATGAGCCCCAAAAAGGTCGCCGGCTGGCTCAGGGAAAAGGACGACGTGCTCCTCTACGGCACTGACATAGAGTTCATAGGCTACCGCGACCTGGCCGGGAGGAGGATGGACGTTAAAGGCCTCCTCGAACTTCTCGAGGAACTCGGGACGGAGCCCTGCCTTCCGTCCAGGATGAGGCACAGCGGGAAGGAGCTCTACCTGAGAACCTCAAGCTGGGCCCCCGACAAGAGCCTGAGGATTTGGACGGAGGACGGGGGCAACGCGCGGCTCAACATGCTCACGCCCTCTGCTAAAGGGGAGCTCGCCTTCCTTGCTGAAAACAGCGATGCCCGGGGCTGGGAGCCCCTCCCCGAGAGGAGGCTCGATGCCTTCCGGGCGATTTATAAATCATGGAGGGGTGAAGAATGA
- a CDS encoding glycoside hydrolase family 1 protein yields MALKFPEGFLFGTATAAHQIEGENRWNDWWYYEQIGKLPYKSGKACNHWEKYEEDIGLMAELGYNAYRFSIEWSRIFPEEGRLNEDALNRYTEILELLRRKGIEPNVTLHHFTSPLWFMKKGGFLREENLKYWEKYVETVADILKGVKLVATFNEPMVYVMMGYLTAYWPPFVKSAFKAFKVAANLLKAHAIAYETLHGSFNVGIVKNVPVMLPASDSERDRKAAQKADNLFNWNFMDAIWSGNFRGAFKSYRVPESDVDFIGINYYTAAEVRHSWNPLKFFFDARDAEIGDRKTQMGWSVYPEGIYRVISKMAGYKKPMYITENGIATLDDEWRKEFIVQHLQYVHKAISEGYDVRGYFYWSLMDNYEWREGFEPRFGLIEVDYDTFERKPRESAYLYGEIAKKGEIGEELIKKYGLKGL; encoded by the coding sequence ATGGCCCTAAAGTTCCCGGAGGGTTTCCTTTTTGGCACCGCAACCGCCGCACACCAGATAGAGGGCGAAAACCGCTGGAACGACTGGTGGTACTACGAGCAAATAGGGAAACTTCCATACAAATCAGGCAAAGCCTGCAACCACTGGGAGAAATACGAAGAGGACATTGGGCTTATGGCTGAACTCGGCTACAACGCGTACCGCTTCTCAATAGAGTGGAGCCGGATTTTCCCGGAGGAGGGCAGATTGAACGAAGATGCCCTCAACCGCTATACTGAAATCCTTGAGCTGCTCCGCAGGAAGGGCATAGAGCCGAACGTGACACTGCACCACTTCACCTCGCCGTTGTGGTTCATGAAGAAGGGGGGCTTCCTCAGGGAGGAGAACCTCAAATACTGGGAGAAGTACGTGGAAACCGTTGCCGACATCCTGAAGGGGGTAAAACTCGTCGCGACCTTCAACGAGCCGATGGTATACGTCATGATGGGCTACCTGACCGCCTACTGGCCGCCTTTCGTCAAGAGTGCATTCAAAGCGTTTAAAGTCGCTGCTAACCTGCTCAAGGCACATGCAATTGCCTACGAGACGCTCCACGGCAGTTTCAACGTGGGCATCGTCAAGAACGTCCCAGTAATGCTTCCCGCGAGCGATAGCGAGAGGGACAGAAAAGCTGCTCAGAAGGCGGACAACCTCTTCAACTGGAACTTCATGGACGCGATATGGAGCGGGAACTTCAGGGGAGCCTTTAAATCCTACAGAGTCCCGGAGAGCGACGTTGACTTCATCGGGATAAACTACTACACTGCGGCGGAGGTAAGGCACAGCTGGAACCCGCTGAAGTTCTTCTTTGATGCCAGGGACGCCGAAATCGGGGACAGAAAGACCCAGATGGGGTGGAGCGTTTATCCCGAGGGCATATATCGGGTCATCAGCAAAATGGCCGGTTACAAAAAGCCCATGTACATAACGGAGAACGGCATAGCAACCCTCGACGACGAGTGGAGGAAGGAGTTCATAGTCCAGCATCTCCAGTACGTGCACAAGGCCATAAGCGAGGGCTATGACGTCAGGGGCTATTTCTACTGGTCGCTAATGGACAACTACGAGTGGAGAGAAGGGTTTGAGCCGAGGTTTGGCCTCATAGAGGTGGACTACGACACCTTCGAAAGGAAGCCGAGGGAGAGCGCGTACCTTTACGGAGAGATAGCGAAGAAAGGAGAGATAGGAGAGGAACTCATTAAAAAATATGGCTTAAAGGGCCTTTGA